TCGAAACCTGCCATCTTCTTCTGTACGGGGAATTGCCGAACAAGCAGGAATATCTGCAGTTCCGCAATCGTGTGACGTATCACACGATGATCCACGAGCAGATGAACAAGTTCTTCTCCGGCTTCCGCCGCGACGCGCATCCGATGGCCGTCATGGTGGGCACGGTCGGCGCGCTTGCCGCGTTCTATCACGACTCCATCGACATCAACGATCCGGTGCAGCGCGACCTCGCGGCCATCCGCATGATCGCGAAGATGCCGACCATCGCGGCGACGGCGTTCAAATACTCCATCGGCCAGCCGTTCATCTACCCGAACAACAATCTCGATTACGCGTCGAACTTCCTCTACATGATGTTCGCGGTGCCGTGCGAGGAGTACAAGGTCAATCCCGTGCTCAGCCGCGCGATGGACCGCATCTTCGTGCTTCACGCGGATCATGAGCAAAACGCGTCGACCTCGACGGTGCGGCTCGCGGGCTCATCCGGCGCAAACCCCTTCGCCTGTATCGCCGCCGGCATCGCCTGCCTGTGGGGGCCGGCGCATGGCGGCGCAAACGAGGCAGCGCTGAAGATGCTGATGGAAATCGGCACGGTCGACCGCATCCCCGAGTTCATCAAGCGCGCGAAAGACAAAAACGACAACTTCCGCCTTTCGGGCTTCGGCCACCGCGTCTACAAGAACTACGACCCGCGCGCCCGGGTGATGCAGAAAACCTGCAAGGAAGTGCTCGACATCGTCGGGGTCAAGAACGACCCGCTTCTGCAGGTGGCGCTTGAGCTTGAACGCATCGCGCTCGAAGACGAATACTTCATCGAGAAGAAGCTTTATCCCAATATCGACTTCTACTCCGGCATCACGCTGAAGGCGCTCGGCTTCCCGACCTCGATGTTTACCGTGCTGTTCGCGGTTGCGCGCACGGTCGGCTGGATCGCCCAGTGGAAAGAAAT
The Rhodomicrobium lacus DNA segment above includes these coding regions:
- the gltA gene encoding citrate synthase → MSSTDTNSAHHKGDAKPNGSATLILQNKQIELPVYSGSVGPDVVDISKLYGQSGAFTYDPGFTSTASCKSDITFIDGDKGVLLYRGYPIDQLAENGNFLETCHLLLYGELPNKQEYLQFRNRVTYHTMIHEQMNKFFSGFRRDAHPMAVMVGTVGALAAFYHDSIDINDPVQRDLAAIRMIAKMPTIAATAFKYSIGQPFIYPNNNLDYASNFLYMMFAVPCEEYKVNPVLSRAMDRIFVLHADHEQNASTSTVRLAGSSGANPFACIAAGIACLWGPAHGGANEAALKMLMEIGTVDRIPEFIKRAKDKNDNFRLSGFGHRVYKNYDPRARVMQKTCKEVLDIVGVKNDPLLQVALELERIALEDEYFIEKKLYPNIDFYSGITLKALGFPTSMFTVLFAVARTVGWIAQWKEMIADPEQKIGRPRQLYIGEPQRDYVPLDLRA